From Homo sapiens chromosome 6, GRCh38.p14 Primary Assembly, the proteins below share one genomic window:
- the TBPL1 gene encoding TATA box-binding protein-like 1, protein MDADSDVALDILITNVVCVFRTRCHLNLRKIALEGANVIYKRDVGKVLMKLRKPRITATIWSSGKIICTGATSEEEAKFGARRLARSLQKLGFQVIFTDFKVVNVLAVCNMPFEIRLPEFTKNNRPHASYEPELHPAVCYRIKSLRATLQIFSTGSITVTGPNVKAVATAVEQIYPFVFESRKEIL, encoded by the exons ATGGATGCAGACAGTGATGTTGCATTGGACATTCTAATTACAAATGTAGTCTGTGTTTTTAGAACAAGATGTCATTTAAACTTAAGGAAGATTGCTTTGGAAGGAGCAAATGTAATTTATAAACGTGATGTTGGA aaagTATTAATGAAGCTTAGAAAACCTAGAATTACAGCTACAATTTGGTCCTCAGGAAAAATTATTTGCACTGGAGCAACAAG TGAAGAAGAAGCTAAATTTGGTGCCAGACGCTTAGCCCGTAGTCTGCAGAAACTAGGTTTTCAG GTAATATTTACAGATTTTAAGGTTGTTAACGTTCTGGCAGTGTGTAACATGCCATTTGAAATCCGTTTGCCAGAATTCACAAAGAACAATAGACCTCATGCCAG TTACGAACCTGAACTTCATCCTGCTGTGTGCTATCGGATAAAATCTCTAAGAGCTACATTACAGATTTTTTCAACAGGAAGTATCACAGTAACAG GGCCCAATGTAAAGGCTGTTGCTACTGCTGTGGAACAGATTTACCCATTTGTGtttgaaagcaggaaagaaattttataa